A genomic region of Pseudomonas migulae contains the following coding sequences:
- a CDS encoding cobyric acid synthase, which yields MTTLMVQGTTSDAGKSTLVTALCRWVTRQGVGVVPFKPQNMALNSAVTADGGEIGRAQAVQAQAAHLEPHTDMNPVLLKPNSDTGAQVIIHGRAVTTMNAVAYHDYKAIAMQAVLASHERLSAAYPVVMVEGAGSPAEINLRAGDIANMGFAEAVDCPVLLIADINRGGVFAHLVGTLELLSPSEQARIKGFIINRFRGDIALLQPGLDWLEARTGKPVIGVLPYVMDLHLEAEDGIDQRQTDKADQVLKVVVPVLPRISNHTDFDPLRLHPQVDLQFIGPGQAIPPADLIILPGSKSVRSDLAYLRANGWDTAIARHLRYGGKVLGICGGLQMLGEQVHDPLGLEGAPGSSAGLGLLAFETQLEEEKQLRNVRGRLALENAEVSGYEIHAGVTTGAALENAAVQLDDGRCDGAQSGDGQIFGTYLHGLFESPAACSALLRWAGLQDVQDVDYHGLRERDIERLADLVEKHLDTRLLRELCGI from the coding sequence ATGACAACGTTGATGGTGCAGGGCACGACCTCGGACGCCGGTAAAAGCACGCTGGTGACGGCGTTGTGTCGCTGGGTCACGCGCCAGGGCGTAGGCGTCGTGCCGTTCAAGCCGCAGAACATGGCACTCAACAGTGCCGTGACCGCTGACGGTGGCGAGATCGGTCGCGCGCAAGCGGTGCAGGCTCAGGCCGCTCATCTCGAACCGCACACCGACATGAACCCGGTGCTGCTCAAACCCAACAGCGACACCGGCGCGCAAGTGATCATTCATGGTCGCGCCGTCACGACGATGAACGCGGTCGCGTATCACGACTACAAAGCCATCGCCATGCAAGCGGTGCTCGCTTCCCATGAACGGCTGAGCGCGGCGTATCCGGTGGTCATGGTCGAAGGCGCAGGCTCGCCGGCCGAGATCAATCTGCGTGCCGGCGACATCGCCAACATGGGTTTCGCCGAGGCGGTGGATTGCCCGGTACTGCTGATCGCCGACATCAATCGCGGCGGCGTTTTCGCCCATCTGGTGGGCACGCTGGAGTTGCTTTCTCCCTCCGAGCAGGCGCGGATCAAAGGCTTCATCATCAACCGTTTTCGCGGCGACATTGCCTTGCTGCAACCGGGCCTCGACTGGCTGGAAGCGCGCACCGGCAAACCGGTGATCGGCGTGCTGCCGTATGTGATGGACCTGCATCTGGAGGCCGAGGACGGTATCGATCAGCGCCAGACCGACAAGGCCGATCAGGTGCTGAAGGTCGTTGTGCCGGTGTTGCCGCGCATCAGCAACCACACCGATTTCGATCCGCTGCGCCTGCATCCGCAAGTGGACCTGCAATTCATCGGCCCCGGCCAGGCGATTCCACCCGCTGACCTGATCATTCTTCCCGGCTCGAAAAGCGTACGCAGCGACCTCGCGTATTTGCGCGCCAATGGCTGGGACACCGCCATCGCACGGCATTTGCGCTATGGCGGAAAGGTGTTGGGGATTTGCGGCGGCCTGCAAATGCTCGGTGAGCAGGTGCACGACCCGTTGGGCCTTGAAGGTGCGCCGGGCTCCAGCGCTGGTCTGGGTTTGCTGGCGTTCGAAACGCAGCTCGAAGAAGAGAAGCAACTGCGCAATGTGCGCGGGCGCCTGGCGCTGGAGAATGCTGAAGTCAGCGGCTATGAAATTCACGCCGGCGTGACTACCGGAGCGGCGCTGGAAAACGCCGCCGTGCAGTTGGACGACGGTCGTTGCGACGGCGCGCAAAGTGGCGACGGGCAGATTTTCGGCACTTATCTGCATGGCCTGTTCGAATCGCCAGCGGCGTGCAGTGCGCTGTTGCGGTGGGCGGGTTTGCAGGATGTGCAGGACGTGGATTACCACGGGTTGCGCGAGCGTGATATCGAGCGGTTGGCGGATCTGGTGGAGAAGCATCTGGATACCCGGTTGTTGCGTGAGCTCTGCGGGATTTGA
- the cobU gene encoding bifunctional adenosylcobinamide kinase/adenosylcobinamide-phosphate guanylyltransferase, with translation MLQLILGGARSGKSRLAEKLAIDSRLQVTYIATSQPLDGEMNERVAHHRARRPAEWALIEEPVELARVLRETARVDRCVLVDCLTLWMTNLLMLDNTERLTAEREALLDGLAELPGEIIFVSNETGMGVVPLGELTRRYVDEAGWLHQALAERCQRVVLTVAGLPLTLKGTAL, from the coding sequence ATGCTGCAACTGATCCTCGGCGGCGCCCGCTCCGGCAAAAGTCGTCTGGCCGAAAAACTGGCAATAGACAGCCGACTCCAGGTGACCTACATCGCCACCAGCCAACCCCTGGACGGTGAAATGAACGAACGGGTCGCCCATCACCGCGCTCGTCGTCCGGCTGAATGGGCGTTGATCGAAGAGCCCGTTGAACTCGCCCGCGTCCTGCGTGAAACGGCCCGCGTCGATCGCTGCGTGCTGGTGGATTGCCTGACCCTGTGGATGACCAATCTGCTGATGCTCGATAACACCGAGCGACTGACTGCCGAGCGCGAAGCCTTGCTGGACGGCCTGGCGGAATTGCCGGGCGAAATCATTTTTGTCAGCAACGAGACCGGAATGGGTGTCGTGCCGCTGGGCGAATTGACTCGCCGCTATGTCGATGAAGCCGGTTGGCTGCATCAAGCCTTGGCCGAGCGCTGTCAGCGAGTCGTCCTGACCGTCGCCGGCCTGCCCCTGACTTTGAAAGGAACTGCGTTATGA
- the cobT gene encoding nicotinate-nucleotide--dimethylbenzimidazole phosphoribosyltransferase, whose product MTQSWWLNPCKPVDAQAVEQAQARQQQLTKPAGSLGRLESVAVQLAGLQGQVKPSLDQLWIAIFAGDHGIVAEGVSAFPQEVTGQMLHNFVNGGAAISVLARQLGASLEVVDLGTVTPSLNLPGVRHLNIGAGTANFVEGAAMTQAQGELALHAGRDSVQRAIAAGAQLFIGGEMGIGNTTAASALACALLDCPVVHLTGPGTGLNAAGVSHKAQVIERALALHSAQRGDALQTLFNLGGFEIAALVGAYLACAQEGIAVLVDGFICSVAALVAVRLNPDCRPWLLFGHRGAEPGHRHVLETLNAEPLLDLGLRLGEGSGAALAVPLLRLACDLHGQMATFAEAAVADRPA is encoded by the coding sequence ATGACTCAATCCTGGTGGCTGAACCCGTGCAAGCCAGTTGACGCTCAAGCCGTCGAACAGGCTCAAGCCCGGCAACAACAGTTGACCAAACCCGCCGGTTCCCTTGGGCGGCTCGAGTCGGTGGCGGTGCAATTGGCCGGGTTGCAGGGGCAGGTGAAGCCGAGCCTGGATCAGCTGTGGATCGCGATTTTTGCCGGTGACCATGGCATCGTCGCCGAAGGCGTGTCGGCGTTTCCCCAGGAAGTCACCGGGCAGATGCTGCATAACTTCGTCAACGGTGGCGCGGCGATCAGTGTGCTCGCACGTCAGCTCGGCGCTTCTCTCGAAGTGGTCGACCTCGGCACGGTAACGCCGTCGTTGAACCTGCCAGGCGTGCGGCACTTGAACATCGGCGCGGGCACGGCGAATTTTGTTGAAGGCGCAGCCATGACTCAAGCGCAGGGTGAACTTGCCCTGCACGCCGGTCGTGACAGTGTGCAGCGTGCGATCGCCGCCGGTGCGCAGTTGTTCATCGGTGGCGAAATGGGCATCGGCAACACCACGGCAGCCAGTGCGTTGGCCTGTGCGTTGCTGGATTGCCCGGTGGTGCACTTGACCGGACCGGGCACTGGCCTGAACGCGGCGGGTGTCAGCCATAAAGCCCAGGTCATCGAACGCGCTTTGGCCTTGCACAGCGCTCAGCGTGGCGACGCATTGCAAACCTTGTTCAACCTTGGCGGTTTCGAAATCGCAGCGTTGGTCGGCGCGTATCTGGCGTGTGCCCAGGAAGGCATCGCGGTGCTGGTGGACGGATTCATTTGCAGCGTCGCCGCGTTGGTGGCGGTGCGCTTGAATCCTGACTGCCGCCCGTGGCTGCTGTTCGGTCATCGCGGTGCCGAGCCGGGTCATCGCCATGTGCTGGAAACCTTGAATGCCGAACCCTTGCTCGACCTCGGCCTGCGTCTGGGCGAGGGCAGCGGTGCGGCGCTGGCTGTGCCGCTGTTGCGCCTGGCGTGCGACCTTCACGGGCAAATGGCGACGTTCGCCGAAGCGGCCGTGGCGGATCGTCCGGCATGA
- the cobC gene encoding alpha-ribazole phosphatase family protein, which yields MTLRLDLLRHGETELGGGLRGSLDDALTETGWAQMRAAVVEQGPWDRLVSSPLQRCARFAEELGVKLGLPVQLDKDLQELHFGAWEGQSAAALMETDAEALGLFWADPYSFTPPQGERVEDFSTRVVAAVARLHAAYAGERVLLISHGGVMRLLLAQARGLPREQLLNVEVGHGALFSLSVESGVLLREAI from the coding sequence ATGACTTTGCGCCTGGACCTGTTGCGCCACGGCGAAACCGAACTCGGCGGCGGCCTGCGCGGCAGCCTCGACGATGCATTGACCGAAACAGGCTGGGCGCAGATGCGCGCGGCGGTGGTCGAGCAGGGGCCTTGGGATCGCCTGGTCAGTTCGCCGTTGCAACGCTGTGCGCGGTTCGCGGAAGAGCTCGGGGTGAAGCTGGGCTTGCCGGTGCAGCTGGACAAGGACCTGCAGGAACTGCATTTCGGCGCGTGGGAAGGGCAGAGCGCGGCGGCGTTGATGGAAACCGATGCCGAAGCGCTGGGCCTGTTCTGGGCCGACCCTTATTCGTTTACGCCACCTCAAGGGGAGCGGGTCGAGGATTTTTCGACGCGGGTAGTGGCGGCCGTTGCTCGGTTGCACGCGGCCTATGCGGGCGAACGTGTTTTGTTGATCAGCCATGGCGGCGTCATGCGTTTGTTGCTGGCGCAGGCGCGGGGCTTGCCACGTGAGCAGTTGCTTAACGTTGAAGTCGGCCATGGTGCGCTGTTTTCGCTGTCGGTTGAATCCGGTGTTTTGTTAAGGGAAGCGATCTGA
- a CDS encoding adenosylcobinamide-GDP ribazoletransferase, which produces MLPFWIALQFLSSLPIRLPGMPAPQELGRSLLFYPLVGLLFGAILWALNWLLLGTPLLLHAALLLTVWVLLSGALHLDGLADSADAWLGGFGDRERTLTIMKDPRSGPTAVVTLVLVLLLKFAAVLALIEQQHSVFLIIVPLIGRAALLGLFLTTPYVRAGGLGQALADHLPRLAGKWVLAVSALMCVLIAGFSGALAVGLAVLVFVWLRQVMLRRLGGTTGDTAGALLELLEVAVLVGIALFL; this is translated from the coding sequence ATGTTGCCGTTCTGGATCGCCCTGCAATTTTTGAGCAGTCTGCCGATTCGTCTGCCGGGCATGCCGGCTCCGCAGGAGTTGGGGCGTTCGCTGCTGTTTTATCCGTTGGTAGGGCTGCTGTTTGGCGCGATTTTGTGGGCGCTGAACTGGCTGCTGCTCGGCACGCCGTTGTTACTGCACGCGGCGTTGTTGCTGACGGTTTGGGTGTTGCTCAGCGGAGCGTTGCACCTTGACGGGCTGGCCGATAGCGCCGACGCATGGCTGGGTGGGTTCGGCGACCGTGAACGCACGCTGACCATCATGAAGGATCCACGCAGCGGTCCGACCGCGGTGGTGACGCTGGTGCTGGTGTTGCTGCTGAAGTTCGCCGCAGTGCTGGCATTGATCGAGCAGCAGCACAGCGTTTTTCTGATCATCGTTCCGTTGATTGGCCGCGCCGCGTTGTTGGGGTTGTTCCTGACTACGCCGTATGTGCGGGCAGGTGGTTTGGGGCAGGCGCTGGCGGATCATCTTCCGCGATTGGCGGGCAAGTGGGTGCTGGCGGTCAGTGCGTTGATGTGTGTTCTGATTGCAGGCTTCAGCGGTGCCTTGGCTGTGGGGCTCGCGGTGTTGGTGTTTGTCTGGTTGCGGCAGGTGATGCTGCGGCGATTGGGCGGGACGACCGGCGATACGGCGGGGGCGTTGCTGGAATTGCTGGAGGTTGCGGTGCTGGTGGGTATTGCTTTGTTTTTGTAG
- a CDS encoding MarR family winged helix-turn-helix transcriptional regulator — MLDSQCLCINLRRAARGVSRHYDGALDGFGINVAQYSLLCNLQRLNQPSISVLAEAMGLDRSTLGRNLRVLEGEGLVRLVEGEDMRNRIVRLTEAGAERLSAALPAWEAAQQRLVDRLGAEKREILLKLLDELA, encoded by the coding sequence ATGCTCGACTCCCAATGTTTATGCATCAACCTGCGTCGCGCCGCCCGTGGCGTCAGCAGGCATTACGACGGCGCTCTCGACGGCTTCGGAATCAACGTTGCCCAGTATTCTTTGCTGTGTAATCTGCAGCGTCTGAATCAACCGAGTATTTCCGTCCTGGCGGAAGCCATGGGCCTGGACCGCAGCACCCTCGGTCGCAATCTGCGAGTGCTGGAGGGCGAAGGCCTGGTCAGGCTGGTCGAGGGCGAAGACATGCGCAATCGCATCGTCAGGCTGACCGAGGCCGGTGCTGAACGCCTGTCAGCGGCCTTGCCAGCCTGGGAGGCGGCGCAGCAGCGACTGGTTGATCGACTGGGTGCCGAAAAACGCGAAATCTTGCTGAAGCTGTTGGACGAACTGGCCTGA
- a CDS encoding MFS transporter, which yields MTSMWRTCGWVLVGSALILALSLGVRHGFGLFLAPMSAEFGWGRETFAFAIALQNLIWGLAQPFTGALADRFGAAKVVLVGGVLYALGLVFMGLSDSAVTLSLSAGLLIGLGLSGTSFSVILGVVGRAVPAEKRSMGMGIASAAGSFGQFAMLPGTLGLIGWLGWSAALLVLGLLVALIVPLVSMLKDNPLPVLGHEQTLTEALREACSHSGFWLLSFGFFVCGFQVVFIGVHLPAYLVDQHLPATVGTTVLALIGLFNIFGTYTAGWLGGRMSKPRLLTGLYLLRAVVIALFLWAPVTTTTAYLFGMAMGFLWLSTVPLTNGTVATLFGVRNLSMLGGIVFLFHQLGSFLGGWLGGVVYDRTGSYDLIWQVAILLSLLAAALNWPVRERPVARLQTRMSAA from the coding sequence ATGACATCGATGTGGCGTACTTGCGGTTGGGTGTTGGTGGGGAGTGCGCTGATCCTTGCGTTGTCTCTGGGCGTGCGACACGGCTTCGGGCTGTTCCTGGCGCCGATGAGCGCCGAATTCGGCTGGGGGCGCGAGACATTTGCCTTTGCCATCGCCTTGCAGAACCTGATCTGGGGGCTGGCGCAACCCTTTACCGGTGCACTGGCGGACCGCTTCGGTGCGGCGAAAGTGGTGCTGGTCGGTGGTGTGCTCTACGCATTGGGCCTGGTGTTCATGGGCCTGTCGGACTCGGCCGTGACCCTGTCGCTGAGCGCCGGATTGTTGATCGGTCTCGGTCTGTCGGGCACCTCGTTCTCGGTGATCCTTGGCGTGGTCGGCCGCGCGGTGCCAGCGGAGAAACGCAGCATGGGCATGGGCATTGCCAGTGCCGCCGGTTCCTTCGGCCAGTTCGCCATGTTGCCCGGTACGCTGGGGTTGATCGGCTGGCTCGGCTGGTCAGCGGCCTTGCTGGTGCTGGGCTTGCTGGTGGCGTTGATCGTGCCGTTGGTGAGCATGCTCAAGGACAATCCGTTGCCGGTCCTCGGTCATGAGCAAACGTTGACCGAAGCGCTACGCGAAGCCTGTTCCCATTCGGGGTTCTGGCTGCTGTCGTTCGGCTTTTTTGTCTGCGGTTTCCAGGTGGTGTTCATCGGCGTGCACTTGCCGGCGTATCTGGTGGATCAGCACCTGCCGGCGACCGTCGGGACCACGGTGTTGGCACTGATCGGCTTGTTCAACATCTTCGGCACTTACACGGCAGGCTGGCTCGGCGGACGGATGTCCAAGCCGCGCTTGCTCACCGGTCTGTATTTGCTGCGGGCCGTGGTGATTGCGCTGTTTCTGTGGGCGCCGGTCACGACGACTACGGCTTACCTGTTTGGCATGGCCATGGGTTTCCTGTGGCTGTCGACGGTGCCGTTGACCAACGGCACCGTGGCGACCTTGTTTGGCGTGCGAAATCTGTCCATGCTCGGTGGGATCGTTTTCCTGTTCCACCAGCTCGGATCATTCCTTGGCGGCTGGTTGGGCGGGGTGGTGTATGACCGGACCGGGAGCTATGACTTGATCTGGCAGGTAGCGATTCTCTTGAGTCTGTTGGCGGCTGCCCTGAACTGGCCGGTGCGTGAGCGGCCGGTGGCGCGCCTGCAAACCCGGATGAGTGCGGCATGA